The sequence GCATTGATGCGCAGCACACAATAACGGCGCACGGGCGTTATGCGAATGATGCGGCCGGTTTGTGCCGTATTGAAGGTTTGAGAAACAATGCAAAATATGAGCTGGTAAACGGAGAACCCTTTATTAAAGCCTCCCGCAATATTTCGGCAGGAGAGGAGATATTGGTATCTTACGGCAGAGGTTATTGGAATACCATGCGGCAGGTGATGGGAAAATAAGGATCTGGAATC is a genomic window of Bacteroidota bacterium containing:
- a CDS encoding SET domain-containing protein — encoded protein: MLSIKKSQIPMAGDGLWAERDFKRGEFIVKYDGEKISRKECERRNSMQEGYGGYYLFITKNKCIDAQHTITAHGRYANDAAGLCRIEGLRNNAKYELVNGEPFIKASRNISAGEEILVSYGRGYWNTMRQVMGK